A window of Armatimonadota bacterium genomic DNA:
CTACCAGTTGTTCAACCTGTTGAATGCGCCCATCTATGCGTTGAGTGCTTCATCCATTGAGCGGATACCGGAACAGAAGCGACCGGCACGGTTCAAGGGCAGGGATTGGGCGTCCCTGTATGGGGAGCAACCGACCGCAGGCACATGGCTGGAAGCACAATATCCGAACGTGCCAGCATGGCTCCGCTCACTGGGCGGTTTCGGATTGGATTACCTGGCGTCCATGCTGTATACAGGTGGGCTGGGTAAGACGATGCAGCCGTTCAAGGAGGTCGCCAGCAAGACCGCCATGTCCATACCAGCTGTGCGGGAAGCAATCGCAGCGTTGAAGCTGAAAGCACTGTCCGCTCTTCATCCAACAGCAGCAAGGGAAATCAGGGAATATCCCTTCAAGCTGAAGCAACCGACGGTAACGACTTCCCTGGTAAGTGACCTGCCAGAACTGGCCGGAAGACTCTTTAAACAGGCTGAAGAATTCAAATCATCATATGCTGATCAGCTGGAAGCTCTGCTGAAGGGGCTGAAAGAAGCGGATAGGTTATCACCCAGCTACGATAGCGACTCCGCGTTCACCTTCGTTGATTGGTGGACAGCAAGATGGATATCACCGAAAGTCAATCCTGAAGCGACAAGGGAGGCGATTTTACATTGGCTCGATTGGCTGTACATGGAATCAGCAGATGAACTCGCGCGAGAGCTGGAAGATGCGTTGGGGGGCCGGAATTGGGGCGAGCGCATGGCCAAAATACGCGAGGTGCAGTCACGTCTGCGCGATGTTGGGAATGCTGGTACTGGCAGTGGTGCGGTCGGGGCGTTGGTGAGAGGCTTAGACGAAGCAACGATGGCTAATCCGCCCCAACCTGATGAGCTGGTCGCTGTTGCCGAAACACTGCGCAGGTTGAGACAGACGGAACCGACACTGTGGGAGAAGTTAATGTCACACTGGAAGCGTGCCATGACAGTTCTCAACTTCCCAGCAGGTGCAGTGCGCAACTTCGTCGGTAACTTCATCGCACAATACCTTGCTGGTGCGCCACTCGACCTGAGAAGCCTGCTCTTCGGTAAACCAGTCCGTGAACTGATAAATGAGGCGTTCGCAACGACCAGGCTCACACGGAAACCGGATATCGGGCAGTTCTCCCATTGGGGCGAACGGCTGGCGCGGTTCTACAGCGGTGCTGATAAGCTAGCCGCAGGGCTATTAGCCAGAATAACCGGTAAACCGCCGAAGGAGTTCCTGATTGGTGAGGACTTCTATTTACCGGAAACGATTGATACCCTGCAACGCTGGGGGCTCGTGCCGTTCGCAACGTGGCCGACCTGGATTGCGCCGAGGCTCTGGCACGGGCTGAAGACCACACCGTGGCGGTATGCGGCATTGGGACGGGCTATCACCTCGAAGGACACAGAAAACCAGTACAGAGTTGATCCTGCGACACTCATAGCCAGAACAGGTGAAGGGAAGGGCGTATCTGTTGAGCCACTACTGCCGATAAGCCCTTACCTGTTCGCAAGCGATCGGGGCGAGGCTCCGGATATCCTGGTGCGGTGGTTCCTGCCTGCGTTGTGGCGGGACACAGTTCAGGCGTTGCAGGGCGAGGGCGCCACGCCACGTGCGCCCACATGGTCGCCGCCGAAAGAAGCTTACCAGGATCCGAAGAACGCCGAGTGGATTACGCGACAGGGGCCATACATCGATGCGCTGGCTACGCTCCTGTACAGGCTGACGCCATCGGCGTTGTGGAACATTGCAAGGCTCACTACGCCAAACTTGTTTGCAGATGCACCCAACTACCAGTTGAAGCCTGAAGATTTCGTGCTACGCCTGCTCGGTGCGCCGATACGCTCCATCTCTCCGATACCCAGCGAAGCGATAGAGCGTAAGGATGACCTGAGACAGCTCCGGATGAGGGCGCGAGCGGCGAACTACAGGGAACGCAAACGGCAGTAGCCTCCAACCGGCGGTCACAGATTAGCCCCCTTCTTCGGGGGCTGTTTCGATTGTAGTCTCGACAAATTCGCAGGAATGTGATATACTGTGACCGTTAGACTGAATGTTGCAGGGAGACGGAACGGGCACAGGATGTGGCGTTGATAATCTGCGCGGCGCAAGATGTTGTGCTCTGGAAGGATTAGTGGTAGCGAGTGACGTTCTAGCCTTCCAGGCTGGCGGTGCGGGTTCGATTCCCGTCCCCCGCTCCAGTGAATACAATATCTGGTGGACTGAACACCGAGTCCCCTGTGCAGACCCCTACACCTTGTGCCCCACGTTAAGCCATTGTGCAGAGGATACCATGCAACAGAGCGTTAGCTTATTCGTAACGCTGGAAGACGCGAAGGAGCTGTTTCTGACAGCAATGCTAGCCGAAGGCTTCAGCGAAACGACACTACGGAACTACCGTTGCATTCTCGGGCTGTTTGAGCGGTTCCTGAAACAGCGTGGCGTCCACACTCTTCAGCAAGTCACACCAGAAGCGGTTCGGCAGTGGCTGGTGTTCAAGCGCGAGAACGGTGTGTCGCCCCATCACATTCTCAACTGCTATCGTTTGCCCAGACGCTGGTGGCGCTGGCTTATGGCTGAAGGGCTGGTTCAGGACGATGCCTTCGCTAACGTCCGCAAGCCCAGAACACCACAGATCATCAAGAGCGCGCTGGATGAGGCGCAAGTGGCGGCACTATTGAGAGCGGCGTCCGAAGGCAAGGGTTGGCTGGCTCTGCGAAACCGTGCACTCGTGATGATGCTTCTGAGTAGTGGGCTTCGGGCAACGGAAGCACATCGCCTGAAGGTCAGGGACGTGCTTCAATCATCGGGCAATATTATCGTTTATGGCAAGGGCGGTAAGATGCGAATCGTGCCACTGCTACCGGAAGTCAAACTGGCTATCCAGCGATACTTAATCGCCAACCCATTCAAACCTCAACAAGATGACCCGCTGTGGTGGGGGATCAACGGCGCACTGACGCTGGGTGCGTTGAAGCACGCGGTCTACGACCTGGCTAAACGCGCAGGGATCCGGGCAGGTCCTCACGCCTTGCGAAGGACGTTCGCTACCAGACTGCTTCAGGACGGGGTGAGCATGGAGCACGTACGACAACTGCTGGGGCATAGCGGTTACGCAGTGATAAAACAATACGTGGCACTCACACAAGTAGACTTGATGGAGGCGGCGGTGCAACATAATCCGCTGCGCTCGTACAGACAACGGAAACCGGACCTGTAGGGAGACGGTACTATTACTGGTGGATGAGATGAAGACGGTACTATTACTGGTGGAAGAGGGGGAATATAACCAGTGGATAAGGGAAGACGAAACGATGAACGTTGACGCCTGTCGCAAATCTTATGAATGGGCAAGGCGTATGGTGCAAGAAGGAGTGCACTGATTGGTACTATATATGATGGAAACAGCCGGGTGATGCCACCACCCGGCTCAGGTAAGAATGGACGACTGTGTTGTGTCTGGTCGCGTCCACTTCATTATACCACAGTATGGCATGATATGGCAAGGGCGCCAATAAGTTTTGTGGAGAGATTTTGAGACTTCAGCCTGCGGCGCCGTCTGGCTGGAGATTGTGTTTCGGTTGAACGGCGCGACTCCTTTCTGTGTGCCGGGCTGGCTGGAACCCCCATTCCAGCTAGCCCGGGGTCTGGGCAGGGCACAGAAAGGAGTTGAAGTCGGAAACCCTGCCCGCAGACCAGAACACAGAAAGGAGCGTTCGTCATGCATACACAACCTGTTATCGCTCGAACAGGCGGTTTCCTGCAATCCCTGCAGGTGCGCCCTGAACACATCCCTGCGGAACTCCGCAACATCCCGCAATGGGTGTGCTGGAAGTATGATGCCAGCAAGAACGGTGGCAAGTCACACAAACTCCCCATCAATCCACACACGGGCGGGCTGGCGTCCAACGATGACCACACCACATGGGCTACATTCGATGAAGCCTTCGCCGCTTACCAACAACACGGCTACGCCGGACTATGGCTCGCGTTGACGCCGGAACTCAATCTGGTGGCAATCGACATTGACAACTGTATCAGCGATGACCAGCACGTGCCGGATTGGGTGGACGCCATCATCCACGAGCTGGATTCTTACACGGAGATATCACCATCTGGGCGTGGTATCCGCATTGTGGCTTACGGCGTACTGCCAGGCAACCGTAACCGTACCACATTCAACGGTGTGACGGTAGAAGTTTATTCCACCAAACGGTTCATCAGCTTCACAGGTCACCATGTTGAGGGCACGCCAAACACCATCGAATCACGGCAACAGGAGATTGAATGGTTCTACAGTTTGATGTTCCCCAGGCAGGAGAAGCAGGAACCACCACAACCGCAAGCCCATGTTGACCTGACGGATGCCGAGCTGATTGAGAAAGCCATGCACGCCGAGACCGGCGGGAAGTTCAAACAGCTGTGGGACGGTGACTGGAGCGGATATCCTTCGCAATCCGAAGCCGACCTTGCTTTGTTGAGTATGCTGCTGTTCTGGTGCGGGGGCGATGAAGAGCGGGCGGCGCGGCTGTTCTCGCAATCTGCGCTCGGTCAACGCGAGAAGTGGCGTGACCGACCGGACTACCGACAAGCAACGATGCAGGCTGCGCTGAACGGTAAGACCGAGTTCTATTCGCCGAAACGGAATGGAACGACGCCCGGCAGGAACGGAGAATCCACGCAATCACACGTGGACGAACAGGATGGCGTGATTTTGGGTGACATCCTGCATTACAAGTTTGCTGCCGGGTTCTTCAATGATAACTTCCGACGCATTACCGGCTCGAAGACATGGCTGCGATGGGACGGTAAGCGGTGGCGCATTACGGACGACGACAGTGTTGTCTCGGCGGTTATGCAGCATTTATCTGTGTTGTACGCAGAGCGGTTCACAGAAGCAACGAAACGTGGTAGTAAGGAAGCCGAGGACTGGCTCAAACTGCTGCAGGAAGCCAGCCGAACCAGCCGCATGAAGGGCGTCGTGGAATACGCAGGTGGATTACCTGAACTGCAGGTGAGCCGTAGCGACCTTGACCGCGATCCGTGGCTGCTCAACCTGCTCAACGGCACGCTGGACCTGCGAACCATGACGCTGCGTGAACATAGACGGGAAGACCTGATAACGAAGCTCGCGCCAGTCCACTACGATCCGTCCGCAACCAGCACAGCATGGGAAGAACACCTGAACCTGTGCCTGCCCAATGTTCATGTTCGCAGACATCTACAACGAAGCCTGGGTAAGGCAGTGGTCGGAGCGGTGCTGGATGAGACGCTTGACCTGTGGTACGGCGCGGACGGCGCGAACGGCAAGTCCACCACCGCTAGAGTAATCATGAAACTGCTCGGCGACTATGCACGCAAGGCTGCACCTAAACTGCTGGTGCGAAGCAAACACGAACGTCATCCGACTGAGATAGCAGACCTGGCAGGTTCCAGGGTGGTGTTCTCGGTGGAGATTGACGCTGGTGACCAGCTGAACGTTGCGCTGGTGAAGGACTTGACCGGCGGCGACACGCTGAAAGCACG
This region includes:
- the xerC gene encoding tyrosine recombinase XerC, translating into MQQSVSLFVTLEDAKELFLTAMLAEGFSETTLRNYRCILGLFERFLKQRGVHTLQQVTPEAVRQWLVFKRENGVSPHHILNCYRLPRRWWRWLMAEGLVQDDAFANVRKPRTPQIIKSALDEAQVAALLRAASEGKGWLALRNRALVMMLLSSGLRATEAHRLKVRDVLQSSGNIIVYGKGGKMRIVPLLPEVKLAIQRYLIANPFKPQQDDPLWWGINGALTLGALKHAVYDLAKRAGIRAGPHALRRTFATRLLQDGVSMEHVRQLLGHSGYAVIKQYVALTQVDLMEAAVQHNPLRSYRQRKPDL